CGGGTGCGGCACCACGCCCGGGGTGGGTGTGCCGACGGTCCTGCTCAGCGGCAAACTGGCGGCGGCCCGGGTCACCGGCGCCCGGCGCGCCCCGTCGTCCCCGTCCGCGGTGACGGGGGGCGGCCGGTGAGCAGCCGTGAGCTGGACGCGGCCGGGGTCCTGGACCCCGGTCTGCGCGCCGACTACGCCGTGTGCCGCCGGCTCAACGCGCGGCACGGACGGACGTACTTCCTGGCCACCCGGCTGCTGCCGGTGGAACGCCGGTGCGCCGTGCACGCGCTGTACGGGTTCGCCCGGTGGGCGGACGACATCGTGGACAGCCTGGACCCCCGGGTGCCCCTCGCGGAACGCGAGGGGCGGCTGCGGCGGCTGGAGGACGGCCTGGCGTACGGGCTGCGCACCGGGGGCGGGGCCGAGCCGGTGGTGCGGGCGGTGGCGGACACGGCTGTGCGGTACACCATCGACCGCTCCCTGTTCGCGGATTTCCTGGTGTCGATACGCAGTGACCTGCGCGTCACCGACTATCCGACGTACGCGGACCTGCGGGCCTACATGCACGGTTCGGCCGCGGTGATCGGTCTGCAGATGCTGCCGGTCCTGGGGACGGTGACCGGCCGGGAGGAGGCCGCGCCGTACGCGGCCGCCCTCGGGGTGGCCTTCCAGCTGACCAACTTCCTGCGGGACGTGGGCGAGGACCTGGACCGCGGTCGGGTGTACCTGCCGGCCGACCTGCTCGCCGCCCACGGGGTGGACCGGACGCTGCTGGAGTGGAGCCGCCGTACCGGGGGCGGCGACCTGCGGATCCGCGCCGCCCTGAGGGAGGCCGAGGCGATGACCCGGGCGGTGTACCGGGAGGCGGAGCCGGGCATCGCGATGCTGGAACCACGGGTGCGGCCCTGTATCCGCGCGGCGTTCGTCCTGTACGGGGGGATCCTGGACGCGATCGCGGACGACGGCTACACCGTGCTGCACCGGCGTTCCTCCGTCCCGGCCCGGCGCCGGGCGGGTGTCGCGCTGGCGGGGTTCGCGGGGGTCGTCAGGGCGCGGCTGCGGCCCCCTCCCCCAAAGCCGGTATCCGCCGTGGGCGCGGGAGCGGGGAGGGCCGGGCGGTGAGCGGGCGGCGCTGGACCTCACCGCTGCGGCTGCGGCGCGCGCCCGGCTGGGAGCGTCAGCGCCCGACCTGGCGCGAGGCGCGGCCCGCCGTGATCGCGGGAGCGCTGGAGCGGTCCGCCGCCCGGCCCTCGGGCAACTGGTACGTCGTCGGGGCGTCGCGGGCGTTCGGGGCGGCGGACCGGCCCCACGGCCGTACGGTCGCCGGGACCGAGGTGGTGCTGTGGCGGGCCGGCGACGGTGCTCTGCGGGCCGGGCCCGGCGCCTGCCCGCATCTCGGCGCGCCGCTGCGGGACAGCCGGGTGGTGTGCGGGACGCTGCTGTGCCACTGGCACGGGCTGGCCCTGGACGGCGGGCGGCGGGCCGGCTGGGACCCGTACCCGGTGCACGACGACGGGGTGCTGGTGTGGGTGCGGCTGGACGCGGTGGGCGGTGAGGTTCCGCTGGGCCGCCCGGTCGTGCCGGTGCGGCCCGCCCCGGGGAGCGCGGTGGACGCGGTGTTCACCGCGGTGGGCCGGTGTGAGCCGCAGGACGTGGTCGCCAACCGGCTGGACCCGTGGCACGGTTCGTGGTTCCACCCGTACGCCTTCGTCGGGCTGGAGGTCGTCGGCGCGCCCGGGGGCGGGGCGGGTGACGACGCGTTCGCCGTCGAGGTGTCCTTCAAGGTCGCGGGCCGGCTGGTGGTGCCGGTCCGCGCGGTGTTCACCGCTCCCGAGCCGCGCACGGTCGTCATGCACATCACGGACGGTGAGGGCGCCGGTTCGGTGGTGGAGACCCATGCCACGCCGCTCACCTCCCCGGGCGACCCGCGTCCCCGGACGGCGGTGGTCGAGGCGGTCGTGGCGGCCTCGGACCGCCGGGGCTTCGCGCTGGCGCGGGCCGCGGCACCGGCCCTGCGGCCCCTGATGCGGCGGACGGCGGGCCGGCTCTGGCGCGACGACCTGGCGTACGCGGAGCGGCGGTGGGCCCTGCGGCGGGCGGGGCGTTTCCCGGGGTGAGGCGGCCCGCCCTCCCGCCGGCGGGCCGCCGGGAGGGCGGGGACACGGCTTCAGTCGATGACGGAGGTCGTCCCCAGGATCGCCGCGTGCTCCAGCACGTCCTCCAGCGGATCGTCCACCTGCCCGATCTGGAGCAGGCTGACGCGTGGTCCGTTGTCCGAACCGGTGTGCGTCTCGTCCGCCTGTGCCACACCGGCGGGCATGCCCACTGCCGTCAGAACCGCGCAGGTCCCGATGGACCACCGGAGCGGGTTCCGCCTCTGTCGCGCCTTCACTCGATGCCTCGTTCAGATCATCGCCGGATGTTTCCAGCTGCTTGTACGCCTTAACCACCGGTGGGGGACGAGGTCACGCAAGATCATCCTCACGTACACAAGATCATCCTTACGGGAGGGCGGGGCCCGGCCGCCGTGAGCGCGGTCGGTGCTCCCCGGCCAGCCGGGCGAGGGCGCGCAGCGGGCGGGAGCGTCCCGCGCGGGGGACGGTCCAGAGGGTCTGGCCGCGGATCCCCCAGCCGGCGAGGAGGGCGTTGGCGGCCAGGAAGCCGGAGGTCGCCGCGCGCTCCATGAGGGCGACGGGCAGGCCGGTGCGGACCAGGTCGCCCGCCAGGACGAGGTGGGGGTGGGGGGTGCGCACGGTGGGGCGGCGGTGGTGGCCGCCGGCCTGGAACACCGGGCAGTCCGCGCGCCATTCGTGGCGGGCGTCCACGGTCCTGGCGTCGGCGGTCTCGGGGTAGATCCCGTGCAGCTGCCGCAGGACGCGCCGCTGGACGGCCTTCGGCTCGGCGGACGGGTCGACGGCGTACGCGTGCAGTTCGACGACGCTGCCGCCGGTCCGTGCCGCCCAGCGGGACGCCTCGCCCTCCCAGCGGTCGAGGACGCTGATGTTGTCGAGGCCGTCGTATCCGCTGGTCCCGAGGAAGCCGGGGCGGTCGGCGCGTACGGGGCGGTCGAGCCAGAGGCGGGAGACGAGGAACGGGGGCGCGGTGCGCAGGGCGGCGACGTCCTCCCGCCAGGAGGGGGTGCCCAGTTCCCCGGAGGCCGCGACGACGTGGCGCAGGCCGCCGGTGTCCAGGGCGAGGACGACGGCCCGGTACCGGCCGGCCGTCCCGTCGCCGGCTTCCACGGTGAGGGTCCCGTCCGGGTGCGGGCACACCCGGTGGACCGGGGTGCCGGTGCGCAGGTCCGTGCCGTGCTTGCGCAGGTAGGCGGCGAGCGGCTGCCACAGCGCCTGGGGGAAGGGTTCGCGCGGTACGTCGAAGAGGAGGCCCTCGGAGGAGCCGAGGAAGTAGATGTGGAACATCAGCAGCAGTTCGGCGGCCGACAGTTCACCGGGGTCGGCGAAGAAGCTGCGGGAGAACACCTCGAAGGCGAGATGGCGTGCCGCCGGGGGGAAGTTGACGCGGCGCAGGAAGTCCTCGGCGCCGATGTGGTCGAAGTGTTCGTACACCTCGGGGACCCGTACGTCCAGCAGCGGCAGGGCCGCCCGGGGGGCCAGGGCGGTGAGGTCGCGCAGGCCGAAGGTGGGGCTGAGGGCGACGAATCCGAGGGCGCTGAGCGGCGGGGTCCTGGGCACCCTGGCGAAGCTGTCGGTCAGGCCGTCGCGGTGCCGGAGCGGGTAGTCCGGCAGCGGGGTGAGCGCGCGGAGGCCGGGGTCCGCGCGGCGCAGCAGGCCGCGCAGGTTGTAGTACTGCCGGAAGAAGGCGTGGAAGCCCCGGCTCATGGTCGCCGGGGAGCCGTCGGCGAGCCGGACGGGCCATCCGGCGACGCGTCCGCCCAGGGTGTCCTCGCGTTCGTAGAGCGTGACGCGGACGCCGCGTTCGGCCAGGGCGGTCGCCGCGGCGAGGCCGGCGATGCCGCCGCCGATCACGGCGGTGGACGGTGCGCCGCCGGTGAAGCGCTCCCGTCCGGGCCGCGCCGGGAGGATCTCGGCCCGGCGGTCGCGTCCGTGGCGGCGGGGGTCGGGGCGGTGGTGGCTCATGGGGTCTCCGTCGCGGCGGGCCCGGGTCCGCTCCGGGCGAGGAACGTGTGGACGATGCCGGTCTGCCAGCCGGCGACGGGGAGGGTCCGCACCGAGCGGAAGCCGGCCCCGCGGATCCGTTCCGCGAAGACGGGCGCGGTGTCGAAGTCGAGGACGCTGCGCCACAGATGG
This DNA window, taken from Streptomyces nitrosporeus, encodes the following:
- a CDS encoding FAD-dependent oxidoreductase, coding for MSHHRPDPRRHGRDRRAEILPARPGRERFTGGAPSTAVIGGGIAGLAAATALAERGVRVTLYEREDTLGGRVAGWPVRLADGSPATMSRGFHAFFRQYYNLRGLLRRADPGLRALTPLPDYPLRHRDGLTDSFARVPRTPPLSALGFVALSPTFGLRDLTALAPRAALPLLDVRVPEVYEHFDHIGAEDFLRRVNFPPAARHLAFEVFSRSFFADPGELSAAELLLMFHIYFLGSSEGLLFDVPREPFPQALWQPLAAYLRKHGTDLRTGTPVHRVCPHPDGTLTVEAGDGTAGRYRAVVLALDTGGLRHVVAASGELGTPSWREDVAALRTAPPFLVSRLWLDRPVRADRPGFLGTSGYDGLDNISVLDRWEGEASRWAARTGGSVVELHAYAVDPSAEPKAVQRRVLRQLHGIYPETADARTVDARHEWRADCPVFQAGGHHRRPTVRTPHPHLVLAGDLVRTGLPVALMERAATSGFLAANALLAGWGIRGQTLWTVPRAGRSRPLRALARLAGEHRPRSRRPGPALP
- a CDS encoding phytoene/squalene synthase family protein; amino-acid sequence: MSSRELDAAGVLDPGLRADYAVCRRLNARHGRTYFLATRLLPVERRCAVHALYGFARWADDIVDSLDPRVPLAEREGRLRRLEDGLAYGLRTGGGAEPVVRAVADTAVRYTIDRSLFADFLVSIRSDLRVTDYPTYADLRAYMHGSAAVIGLQMLPVLGTVTGREEAAPYAAALGVAFQLTNFLRDVGEDLDRGRVYLPADLLAAHGVDRTLLEWSRRTGGGDLRIRAALREAEAMTRAVYREAEPGIAMLEPRVRPCIRAAFVLYGGILDAIADDGYTVLHRRSSVPARRRAGVALAGFAGVVRARLRPPPPKPVSAVGAGAGRAGR
- a CDS encoding DUF5914 domain-containing protein; translated protein: MSGRRWTSPLRLRRAPGWERQRPTWREARPAVIAGALERSAARPSGNWYVVGASRAFGAADRPHGRTVAGTEVVLWRAGDGALRAGPGACPHLGAPLRDSRVVCGTLLCHWHGLALDGGRRAGWDPYPVHDDGVLVWVRLDAVGGEVPLGRPVVPVRPAPGSAVDAVFTAVGRCEPQDVVANRLDPWHGSWFHPYAFVGLEVVGAPGGGAGDDAFAVEVSFKVAGRLVVPVRAVFTAPEPRTVVMHITDGEGAGSVVETHATPLTSPGDPRPRTAVVEAVVAASDRRGFALARAAAPALRPLMRRTAGRLWRDDLAYAERRWALRRAGRFPG